A genomic segment from Frateuria edaphi encodes:
- a CDS encoding phage baseplate protein has product MSILSALGLATLGQVVDVLLRHRRAIGTIVPQVVLEEQAIDDLFISSHPVERGANITDHAVKQPVQLLMRCGWSYSGTLTNITASGLAPGPREAYQALRDLQESRQPFDVVTPKRAYKNMLIKRLTQTTAVDTENALIVQVEMQEVILVDAILGPANGSIGQAQSVGPTDNTTDNGAFQAPVNLGAKQLTDVTGNLSASDNATLDGVLP; this is encoded by the coding sequence ATGAGCATCCTCTCTGCCCTCGGACTGGCCACCCTCGGCCAGGTGGTCGACGTGTTGCTTCGGCATCGGCGCGCGATCGGCACCATCGTCCCGCAGGTGGTGCTCGAGGAGCAGGCGATCGATGACCTGTTCATTTCCAGCCATCCGGTCGAGCGCGGCGCGAATATCACCGACCACGCGGTCAAGCAGCCCGTCCAGCTGCTGATGCGCTGCGGCTGGAGCTATTCCGGCACGCTGACCAACATCACCGCCTCAGGCCTGGCGCCCGGGCCGCGTGAGGCCTACCAGGCGCTCAGGGATCTGCAGGAGAGCCGGCAGCCGTTCGACGTGGTGACCCCGAAACGGGCCTACAAGAACATGCTGATCAAGCGCCTGACGCAGACCACCGCGGTGGACACGGAGAACGCGCTGATCGTCCAGGTCGAGATGCAGGAGGTGATCCTGGTTGACGCGATCCTCGGCCCGGCCAACGGAAGCATCGGGCAAGCCCAAAGCGTGGGCCCGACCGACAACACCACCGACAACGGGGCCTTTCAGGCGCCAGTGAACCTCGGTGCCAAGCAGCTCACCGATGTCACCGGCAACCTGTCGGCATCGGACAACGCCACACTGGACGGAGTCCTGCCATGA
- a CDS encoding phage tail assembly chaperone, which produces MTEFEINGQTYQAAKLDAFKQFHIARRLAPLHAGLSKAMGGGTLGEDAFSPAIAEAVAGMPDADCDYILQSCLAVVKRRQGDRWVSIMAVGAKALTFDDIDMGAMLQVAGQVITENIGGFFGASADPSGAAIPPA; this is translated from the coding sequence ATGACTGAGTTCGAGATCAACGGGCAGACCTACCAGGCGGCCAAGCTGGACGCCTTCAAGCAGTTCCACATCGCGCGCCGGCTTGCGCCGCTGCATGCCGGGCTGAGCAAGGCCATGGGGGGCGGCACGCTGGGCGAGGATGCCTTCAGCCCGGCCATCGCCGAGGCGGTCGCGGGCATGCCGGACGCCGACTGCGACTACATCCTGCAGTCCTGTCTGGCGGTAGTGAAGCGCCGCCAGGGCGATCGCTGGGTGTCGATCATGGCGGTGGGCGCCAAGGCGCTCACCTTCGATGACATCGACATGGGCGCGATGCTCCAGGTCGCCGGCCAGGTGATCACGGAGAACATCGGCGGTTTTTTCGGCGCGAGTGCCGATCCGTCCGGAGCGGCGATCCCGCCGGCGTGA
- a CDS encoding phage structural protein — protein MSTGKTYSFLNIQATIAGPGGNFNLGNGAGAAEEGITIEPAGDKSTMTIGADGAGMHSLHADKSGTVTVRLLKTSPQNAKLQAMYDLQTADSRLHGQNVIAITNTGSNDNIGCRGVAFKKAPTITYAKDGAMMEWTFDAIAIDRLLGTY, from the coding sequence ATGAGCACCGGGAAGACCTATTCGTTCCTCAACATCCAGGCCACGATCGCCGGCCCGGGTGGCAACTTCAACCTCGGCAACGGCGCGGGCGCGGCGGAAGAGGGCATCACCATCGAGCCGGCCGGCGACAAGAGCACCATGACGATCGGCGCCGACGGCGCAGGCATGCACAGCCTGCACGCGGACAAGTCCGGCACGGTCACGGTGCGCCTGCTCAAGACCTCGCCGCAGAACGCCAAGCTGCAGGCGATGTACGACCTGCAGACGGCCGATTCCCGCCTGCACGGCCAGAACGTCATCGCGATCACCAACACCGGCAGCAACGACAACATCGGCTGCCGTGGCGTGGCCTTCAAGAAGGCCCCCACGATCACGTACGCCAAGGACGGCGCGATGATGGAGTGGACGTTCGACGCGATCGCGATCGACCGCCTGCTCGGCACGTACTGA
- a CDS encoding DUF2612 domain-containing protein, whose product MAYVATYTRLVTPQHADKPKYMAMLAAVFGCFVDQQNLLASLPATFDVDTAVGAQLDVVGQWVGVSREVSVPITGAYFAWDTAGLGWDQGNWQGPFDPTSGITALDDGTYRVLIKAKIGANHWDGTLPSAKAILDGVFTGGSKTIIQDNGNMTITFGVAGTQPSVLLRAILSQGLLPLKPEAVHVDGYVMTSQDGTPLFGLDVENGYIAGLDVGALAIDL is encoded by the coding sequence ATGGCTTACGTCGCGACCTACACCCGGCTGGTCACGCCGCAGCACGCGGACAAGCCCAAATACATGGCGATGCTCGCGGCCGTGTTCGGCTGCTTCGTCGACCAGCAGAACCTCCTGGCCAGCCTCCCAGCGACGTTCGACGTGGACACCGCGGTTGGTGCCCAGTTGGACGTAGTCGGGCAATGGGTGGGCGTCTCGCGCGAGGTGTCCGTTCCGATCACCGGCGCCTACTTCGCGTGGGATACCGCCGGCCTCGGCTGGGACCAGGGCAACTGGCAGGGGCCCTTCGATCCGACCAGTGGCATCACCGCCCTCGACGATGGCACGTACCGAGTGCTGATCAAGGCGAAGATCGGCGCCAACCACTGGGACGGCACGCTGCCATCGGCCAAGGCCATCCTGGACGGCGTTTTCACTGGCGGATCCAAGACGATCATCCAGGACAACGGCAACATGACCATCACCTTCGGCGTCGCTGGCACCCAACCCTCCGTACTGCTGCGCGCGATCCTGTCCCAAGGGCTGCTTCCCCTGAAGCCGGAGGCGGTCCACGTCGACGGCTATGTGATGACCTCCCAGGACGGCACGCCGCTGTTCGGCCTCGACGTGGAAAACGGCTACATCGCGGGCCTGGACGTGGGCGCGCTGGCAATCGACCTCTAA
- a CDS encoding DUF6889 family protein: protein MTWASLPGGEDWLLRPVVRRMCLYESLKDGSLDLADIALMNDALDVVAENERIAAGLKP from the coding sequence GTGACCTGGGCCAGCCTCCCTGGCGGGGAGGACTGGCTGCTGCGGCCAGTCGTGCGCCGCATGTGCCTCTACGAAAGCCTCAAGGACGGGTCGCTCGACCTGGCCGACATCGCCCTGATGAATGACGCCCTCGACGTGGTCGCCGAGAACGAACGCATCGCCGCAGGATTGAAGCCATGA
- a CDS encoding baseplate hub protein, giving the protein MTKQYLRKIELSVSGIADAYDLSDLHVEFQVNNAIVGTPKWATLRIWNLGPDKATQIIREFTGVTLAVGYADLDAQRIIAGEIAQVAYGRENAVDTYLDLMVQDADRALLWGTISKSLDIGWTDDQVLDAVLAEWGKGPSPITLGHKPAFKGQPAGDAIVLHGALFDVMEELAHRQDCNWFVEDQQLYVVPKAEVMADDGAPVLTPESGLLGTPVLTYQGIQGRCLMNPAIKVGRTVRLRNADITQLALKSSIIGITDPASIVPTLNNPIETYGTYKVLAVTHEGNSRENQWETRFVCCDVDNTAFTGGPGLVSVPSGGAL; this is encoded by the coding sequence ATGACGAAGCAATACCTGCGCAAGATCGAGCTGTCGGTCAGCGGCATCGCAGACGCCTATGACCTGTCCGACCTCCACGTCGAGTTCCAGGTCAACAACGCGATCGTCGGTACGCCGAAGTGGGCAACGCTGCGGATCTGGAACCTGGGCCCGGACAAGGCCACCCAGATCATCCGCGAGTTCACCGGCGTGACGTTGGCGGTGGGCTATGCCGACCTGGACGCACAGCGCATCATCGCCGGCGAGATCGCGCAGGTGGCCTACGGGCGGGAGAACGCGGTCGACACCTACCTGGACCTGATGGTGCAGGACGCCGACCGGGCGCTTTTGTGGGGGACCATCTCCAAGTCGCTCGACATTGGTTGGACCGACGACCAGGTCCTCGATGCAGTACTGGCCGAGTGGGGTAAGGGCCCCAGTCCGATCACCCTGGGCCACAAGCCCGCGTTCAAGGGACAACCGGCCGGAGACGCAATTGTTCTGCACGGCGCGCTGTTCGACGTCATGGAAGAGCTGGCGCATAGGCAGGACTGCAACTGGTTCGTGGAGGACCAGCAGCTCTACGTGGTGCCGAAAGCTGAGGTCATGGCAGATGATGGCGCGCCGGTGCTGACGCCGGAAAGCGGACTGCTGGGCACGCCAGTGCTCACCTACCAGGGCATCCAGGGCCGCTGCCTGATGAACCCTGCCATCAAGGTCGGGCGGACCGTACGCTTGCGGAACGCCGACATCACCCAGCTGGCGCTCAAGTCTTCGATTATCGGCATCACCGACCCGGCAAGCATCGTTCCTACCCTCAACAACCCGATCGAGACCTACGGCACCTACAAGGTGCTGGCCGTCACGCACGAAGGGAACTCGCGCGAGAACCAGTGGGAGACGCGGTTCGTCTGCTGCGACGTCGACAACACAGCTTTCACCGGCGGCCCAGGCCTGGTCAGCGTGCCCTCCGGAGGCGCCCTTTGA
- a CDS encoding SOS response-associated peptidase, which yields MCGRYAVFGPVSIPRDAVPILNEMNMELDRILNMRAADFNAAPTDLLPVVAQGQEGGFECKDVRWGLVPHWAKDTKIGAKMINARAETVQEKPSFRTAFKKRRCLVPANGYFEWKGEPKHKQPYFIHDPDGDLLMFAGLWEVWRPSEDADWLRTFTIVTGPPGLVSGDIHDRMPVILPPADWLDWLTEGPDVAADILAKVTEPKLTYHPVTKAVGSVKNDGPELVEPIEL from the coding sequence ATGTGCGGACGCTACGCCGTGTTCGGTCCCGTCTCGATCCCACGGGACGCGGTGCCGATCCTCAACGAGATGAACATGGAGTTGGACCGCATCCTCAACATGCGGGCGGCAGACTTCAATGCTGCGCCGACGGATCTGCTGCCGGTGGTCGCTCAAGGGCAAGAGGGCGGTTTCGAGTGTAAGGACGTGCGCTGGGGGTTGGTACCGCACTGGGCCAAGGACACGAAGATCGGCGCGAAGATGATCAACGCCCGGGCCGAGACGGTGCAGGAGAAGCCCTCGTTCCGAACGGCGTTCAAGAAGCGGCGCTGCCTGGTGCCGGCCAATGGCTACTTCGAGTGGAAGGGCGAGCCCAAGCACAAGCAGCCGTACTTCATTCACGATCCGGACGGCGACCTGCTCATGTTCGCCGGGCTGTGGGAGGTGTGGCGCCCGAGCGAGGATGCGGACTGGTTGCGTACCTTCACTATCGTGACGGGGCCGCCTGGGCTGGTGTCTGGCGACATCCACGACCGAATGCCGGTGATCCTGCCGCCCGCCGACTGGCTTGATTGGCTCACCGAGGGACCCGATGTAGCGGCTGACATCCTGGCCAAAGTCACGGAGCCGAAGCTGACGTACCATCCGGTCACTAAGGCTGTCGGCAGCGTGAAGAACGACGGCCCTGAGCTTGTGGAGCCCATCGAGCTATGA
- a CDS encoding Gp138 family membrane-puncturing spike protein, translating into MNNEQRFDDPQTTMRRAVRRFLANLWTAMPGYIVDFDAATCTATVQLGVQAVVSQPDGSTSNQNITVLPRVPVVFPRGGGCSLTFPVQPGDECLVVFAARSCGAWKQSGGSQVQSAPGRLHSLSDGFALLGTSSQPNVIQNLSTSTTQLRSDDGSTYVELDAAGQVLNFVAPGGCHFTTPEATFSGKVTASQDIASTGGDVKAGTVSLKNHLTTNVTAGSGLSGKPQQ; encoded by the coding sequence TTGAACAACGAACAGCGGTTCGACGATCCGCAGACGACCATGCGGCGCGCGGTGCGGCGTTTCTTGGCAAACCTGTGGACAGCTATGCCGGGGTACATCGTCGACTTCGACGCGGCGACGTGCACGGCGACCGTACAGCTGGGGGTGCAGGCAGTCGTCAGCCAGCCGGACGGATCGACGAGCAACCAGAACATCACGGTGCTGCCCAGGGTTCCGGTAGTGTTCCCGCGCGGCGGAGGGTGCTCGCTAACCTTCCCGGTCCAGCCGGGCGATGAGTGTCTGGTGGTGTTCGCAGCGCGCTCCTGTGGCGCATGGAAACAATCTGGCGGATCGCAGGTTCAGTCGGCGCCGGGACGCCTGCACAGCTTGAGCGACGGCTTCGCGCTTCTGGGTACCAGCTCCCAGCCCAACGTGATTCAGAACCTAAGCACATCGACCACCCAGCTGCGCAGCGACGATGGCAGCACCTACGTGGAGCTCGACGCCGCCGGCCAAGTGCTCAACTTCGTCGCGCCAGGCGGATGCCACTTCACCACGCCCGAGGCGACCTTCAGCGGCAAGGTGACTGCATCCCAGGACATTGCTAGCACCGGCGGCGATGTGAAGGCCGGCACCGTCAGCCTGAAGAACCACCTGACCACGAACGTCACTGCGGGCAGCGGGCTGAGCGGCAAGCCGCAGCAGTAG
- a CDS encoding phage neck terminator protein: MANTSATGGYLSPGGAVPAEDAALDAILQQAIAGITGLPGGMVRPRWQPTVPKQPEPTANWCALGVPRTGPADFPAIEHDGTGDGQSTLHRHEEFDVLASFYGPAASGYAKTLRDGLYLAQNRAALQAAGIDLIGTSDLTSAPDLINQQWVRRYDVTLSFRRHAARTFAVLNLLSADAVLVTDVHLSVNP; encoded by the coding sequence ATGGCAAACACGTCCGCAACCGGCGGCTACCTGTCGCCGGGCGGCGCCGTGCCCGCCGAAGACGCCGCGCTCGACGCGATCCTGCAGCAGGCGATCGCGGGCATCACCGGCCTGCCGGGCGGCATGGTGCGGCCGCGCTGGCAGCCCACAGTGCCAAAACAACCGGAGCCGACCGCGAACTGGTGCGCCTTGGGCGTGCCACGCACCGGACCGGCCGACTTCCCGGCGATCGAGCACGACGGCACCGGCGACGGCCAGAGCACGCTGCACCGACACGAGGAGTTCGACGTGCTGGCCAGTTTCTACGGGCCGGCCGCCAGCGGCTACGCCAAGACCCTGCGCGACGGCCTGTACCTCGCACAGAACCGTGCGGCACTGCAGGCCGCCGGCATCGACCTGATCGGCACCAGCGACCTCACGTCGGCGCCCGACCTGATCAACCAGCAGTGGGTGCGTCGGTACGACGTGACCCTGTCATTCCGGCGCCATGCGGCGCGCACCTTCGCCGTCCTCAACCTGCTGTCTGCCGATGCGGTGCTCGTCACCGACGTGCATCTCAGCGTCAACCCTTGA
- a CDS encoding baseplate J/gp47 family protein codes for MAISTTAPTISATGISAPSYAEVLDFLQTKFRGIYGADLYLGADSQDGQWLAILAKAIDDANAVAIQVYNSFSPATATAAALSSNVKINGIARASASYSTADLVLVGQAGTTITDGVVTDTNNNRWDLPASVVIPSVGEVTATATCETEGAIAAPAGTITRITTPALGWQSVSNPTDATPGAPVETDAALRKRQATSVAVPSLTVLEGIMGAVAAVPAVTRYRGFENDTNATDANGIPAHTIALVVDGGDATAIAQAIASKKTPGGGTAGTTEIDIVDAYGITHPIRFYRPTDAPITVAIALKALAGYSSAVGALVQQAVADYVNGVVIGGGPAAGVEWDAAIAAAKSVGGSGTFKITALTLSGPGGAGSPDVPLAFNEAATCSVGDVTLTVT; via the coding sequence ATGGCGATCTCCACGACCGCACCGACGATCAGCGCGACCGGCATCAGCGCGCCGAGCTATGCCGAGGTGCTGGACTTCCTGCAGACGAAGTTCCGCGGCATCTACGGCGCGGACCTCTACCTGGGCGCCGACAGCCAGGACGGGCAGTGGCTCGCGATCCTGGCCAAGGCCATCGACGACGCCAACGCGGTCGCGATCCAGGTCTACAACAGCTTCTCGCCGGCGACAGCCACCGCCGCGGCGCTGTCGTCGAACGTCAAGATCAACGGCATCGCGCGCGCCTCCGCGAGTTACTCGACCGCCGACCTAGTGCTGGTGGGGCAGGCGGGCACGACGATCACCGACGGCGTGGTCACCGACACCAACAACAACCGCTGGGACCTGCCGGCGTCGGTGGTCATCCCTTCGGTCGGCGAGGTCACGGCAACGGCAACCTGCGAAACCGAGGGCGCGATCGCTGCGCCAGCCGGCACGATCACCCGCATCACCACGCCGGCGCTGGGTTGGCAGAGCGTCAGCAATCCGACCGACGCCACGCCGGGAGCGCCCGTGGAGACCGATGCCGCGCTGCGCAAGCGTCAGGCCACCTCGGTGGCGGTGCCCTCCCTGACGGTGCTGGAAGGCATCATGGGCGCGGTGGCCGCCGTGCCAGCCGTCACCCGCTACCGCGGCTTCGAGAACGACACCAACGCGACCGACGCCAACGGTATCCCGGCGCACACCATCGCGCTGGTCGTAGACGGCGGCGACGCCACCGCGATCGCGCAGGCCATCGCGTCGAAGAAGACGCCCGGTGGCGGCACGGCGGGCACCACCGAGATCGACATCGTCGACGCCTACGGCATCACTCATCCGATCCGTTTCTACCGGCCCACCGATGCGCCCATCACGGTGGCGATCGCGCTGAAGGCGCTGGCCGGTTACAGCTCGGCCGTCGGCGCCCTGGTCCAGCAGGCGGTGGCCGATTACGTCAACGGCGTCGTGATTGGCGGAGGCCCGGCGGCGGGCGTGGAATGGGATGCGGCCATCGCCGCGGCGAAGTCAGTCGGCGGCAGCGGCACCTTCAAGATCACCGCGCTGACCTTGTCCGGGCCAGGCGGCGCGGGCAGTCCTGACGTGCCGCTGGCGTTCAACGAAGCGGCGACCTGCAGCGTCGGCGACGTGACCCTGACGGTGACCTGA
- a CDS encoding DUF3383 domain-containing protein, translating to MSQGLSVSDVVNVQVVMSPLAAAVRNFGALLILGDASVIDTDERLRQYSTLDAVAADFGSSAPEYKAADLFFSQSPQPSIVYVGKWARAATSGRLLGGALSASEQALSNFTAIADGAMDISVDGTSNNLTTLDFSGATNLNGVASIITTALAGAAAVVWDSVYSRFVVTSITTGATSAVSFADAPATGTDISGLLGLTSTDGGRRVTGVSAEALVDAVQALANKSNDWYGLYVAASAVPESSDVLAVAAFVEGASPSRIFGVTTQDAAALDGTLDTDIASQLKALLYKRTFVQYSSSSAYATASLFGRAFTVDFTGNNTVITLKFKQEPGVAAETLSESQAAALAGKNCNVFVAYNNATAIVQQGVMANGYFFDEVHGTDWLQNSIQTAIYNLLYTSPTKIPQTDAGVNQVVATIDQQLEQAVANGLVAPGVWNAPGFGALAQGQTLAKGYYVYAPPVADQAQADREARKAPTLQVAIKLAGAVHFANVIVNVNR from the coding sequence ATGTCCCAGGGTCTTTCCGTAAGCGATGTCGTCAACGTCCAGGTGGTGATGTCGCCCCTGGCAGCGGCCGTGCGCAACTTCGGCGCGCTGCTGATCCTCGGCGACGCCAGCGTCATCGATACCGACGAGCGCCTGCGCCAGTACAGCACGCTCGATGCCGTCGCCGCCGACTTCGGCAGCTCGGCGCCGGAGTACAAGGCCGCCGACCTGTTCTTCAGCCAGTCGCCGCAGCCCTCGATCGTCTACGTCGGTAAGTGGGCGCGCGCGGCCACCTCTGGCCGGCTGCTGGGCGGTGCGCTCAGCGCGTCGGAGCAGGCGCTCAGCAACTTCACCGCGATCGCCGATGGCGCGATGGACATCAGCGTCGACGGCACGTCCAACAACCTCACTACGCTTGACTTCAGCGGTGCGACCAACCTCAACGGCGTGGCATCGATCATCACGACCGCGCTTGCCGGCGCGGCTGCCGTGGTCTGGGACAGCGTCTACAGCCGCTTCGTGGTCACCAGCATCACCACGGGTGCGACATCGGCGGTCAGCTTTGCCGACGCCCCGGCGACCGGCACCGACATCTCCGGTCTGCTGGGGCTCACCAGCACGGACGGCGGTCGTCGGGTGACGGGCGTGTCGGCTGAAGCGCTGGTCGACGCCGTGCAGGCGCTCGCCAACAAGTCGAACGACTGGTACGGGCTGTACGTGGCTGCCTCGGCTGTGCCCGAATCCAGCGATGTGCTGGCGGTGGCCGCGTTCGTGGAAGGCGCCAGTCCCTCGCGGATCTTCGGCGTGACCACGCAGGACGCGGCGGCGCTCGATGGCACCCTGGACACCGACATCGCCAGCCAGCTCAAGGCGCTCCTCTACAAGCGCACCTTCGTGCAGTACAGCTCCTCGAGCGCTTACGCGACCGCGTCGCTGTTCGGTCGGGCTTTCACCGTCGACTTCACCGGCAACAACACGGTGATCACGCTGAAGTTCAAGCAGGAGCCGGGAGTGGCTGCCGAGACCCTGTCCGAGAGCCAGGCCGCCGCGCTCGCGGGCAAGAACTGCAACGTCTTCGTGGCCTACAACAACGCCACTGCGATCGTGCAGCAGGGTGTCATGGCCAATGGCTACTTCTTCGACGAAGTGCACGGCACCGACTGGCTGCAGAACAGCATCCAGACGGCGATCTACAACTTGCTCTACACCAGCCCGACGAAGATCCCGCAGACCGATGCGGGCGTGAACCAGGTGGTGGCCACCATCGACCAGCAGCTCGAGCAGGCGGTCGCCAATGGCCTCGTGGCGCCGGGGGTCTGGAATGCCCCGGGCTTCGGCGCGCTGGCGCAGGGGCAGACCCTGGCCAAGGGCTACTACGTCTACGCCCCGCCGGTGGCGGACCAGGCGCAGGCCGACCGCGAGGCCCGCAAGGCACCGACCCTGCAGGTCGCGATCAAGCTGGCCGGTGCGGTGCACTTCGCCAACGTGATCGTCAACGTCAACCGCTGA
- a CDS encoding gp53-like domain-containing protein, giving the protein MATNDFLPFAGGAGANVLTQADYAALAALGPGFGSGILLSDQLNKVLRQGTVMAAALAQFIADNSGNNVVDDGTTATIESSLVAAIAALRTAAFSGSNQSLGANGYQKFPGGLILQWGGAVTAADGSAVITFPIAFPNGPLVYFGTVKGNTSLATTYVDAASGTNWTATAGKFWCNSAISGVGFNWWVIGK; this is encoded by the coding sequence ATGGCTACCAACGACTTCCTGCCATTCGCGGGAGGCGCGGGCGCTAACGTGCTCACGCAAGCCGATTACGCCGCGCTGGCTGCGCTGGGCCCTGGCTTCGGCTCGGGCATCCTGCTGTCGGACCAGCTCAACAAGGTGCTGCGCCAGGGCACAGTGATGGCCGCCGCGCTGGCGCAGTTCATCGCCGACAACTCCGGCAACAACGTGGTCGATGACGGCACGACCGCCACGATCGAGAGTTCATTGGTTGCCGCCATCGCGGCACTGCGTACGGCGGCGTTCTCCGGATCGAATCAGTCGCTGGGAGCTAATGGCTATCAGAAGTTCCCCGGCGGGCTGATTTTGCAATGGGGCGGTGCAGTGACGGCCGCCGATGGGTCCGCCGTGATCACCTTTCCGATTGCCTTTCCGAATGGACCGCTTGTTTATTTTGGCACCGTCAAGGGCAACACCTCCCTCGCGACAACCTACGTCGATGCCGCTAGCGGGACGAATTGGACCGCTACCGCGGGCAAATTCTGGTGCAACTCCGCGATATCGGGCGTCGGCTTCAACTGGTGGGTAATCGGCAAGTGA
- a CDS encoding 2'-5' RNA ligase family protein: MSAFLAVLATEADAVVGPVRERWDPSARRGLGAHITIRYPFLPLEHLSPRDLDQLAAAISTVPGFRYTLARVSRFPTTIFLDPEPLAPFAALRTAIEGTFGARLPLDTFPRYVPHLSVARNVKEKALDVLVELDAALVAGPITCRCSEVVLLERASGPWIARARLPLGQP; encoded by the coding sequence TTGTCGGCGTTCCTGGCGGTACTGGCGACTGAGGCTGACGCGGTCGTTGGGCCTGTACGCGAGCGGTGGGATCCATCCGCGCGGCGAGGGCTGGGCGCCCACATCACGATCCGCTATCCCTTCCTCCCGTTGGAACACCTCAGCCCGCGCGACCTTGACCAACTCGCCGCGGCCATCAGCACGGTGCCAGGTTTCCGGTACACGCTGGCGCGTGTGTCTCGATTTCCTACAACGATCTTCCTTGACCCGGAACCCTTGGCCCCATTCGCTGCCCTGCGCACCGCCATCGAAGGCACCTTCGGCGCGCGCCTGCCGCTCGACACTTTCCCGCGCTACGTTCCGCACCTTTCGGTCGCTCGCAACGTGAAGGAAAAGGCGCTGGACGTACTCGTGGAACTGGATGCCGCGCTGGTCGCCGGTCCCATCACCTGCCGTTGCTCTGAAGTGGTGCTGCTGGAGCGGGCGAGCGGTCCGTGGATTGCGCGCGCCCGGCTGCCGCTCGGCCAGCCCTAG
- a CDS encoding phage baseplate plug family protein, which produces MTRQVFEIPLSARSQRCSVTLLNVNYQLAVQWRAAAGQWVLDLLDASGNPVVQGLPLVTGSDLLGQFGHLGIGGALVVMLDSGAGDAVTFDNLGTNAHLRFVVER; this is translated from the coding sequence ATGACCCGTCAGGTATTCGAGATCCCGCTGTCGGCGCGCAGCCAGCGATGCTCGGTCACGCTGCTCAACGTCAACTACCAGCTGGCGGTGCAGTGGCGCGCGGCGGCTGGCCAGTGGGTGCTGGACCTGCTCGACGCGTCAGGCAACCCGGTTGTGCAGGGACTGCCGCTGGTGACCGGCTCGGATCTGCTCGGCCAATTCGGTCATCTGGGTATCGGCGGCGCGCTGGTGGTGATGCTCGACAGCGGCGCCGGCGATGCCGTGACCTTCGACAACCTTGGAACAAACGCGCACCTGCGCTTCGTGGTGGAGCGATGA